The proteins below come from a single Stomoxys calcitrans chromosome 1, idStoCalc2.1, whole genome shotgun sequence genomic window:
- the LOC131996776 gene encoding uncharacterized protein LOC131996776, protein MVTTNARPFSLMNDSGFRKIIDPILTALNSKMAITPETVQEKIKYLANSIKTEISTEIKNRLISLKIDVATCLDRSILGMNVQYVKNKSICIKTLAMRELKERHTGDYIKSVTLSVLEEYEIKPEQIYSVTTDNGSNMLKAVQLMENRHPKYVDSDDEQGQLEENDALDKNQETEDSEEEQGIDCEISALKSLRCAAHTLQLAVYAFYKYRNIASKIDKCRQLSKEIRTPTIMLLIKALNIKHPILDTKTRWNSTICMLERLLELRPFCQKNCKTHKVLYVPNTIWDFMEEFVTVMKPVKDATIALQAAQLVIGDFFGVWTK, encoded by the coding sequence ATGGTCACAACAAATGCCAGACCCTTTTCATTAATGAATGATTCAGGATTTCGAAAAATAATTGACCCTATTTTAACGGCTTTAAACAGCAAAATGGCGATCACACCAGAAACAgttcaagaaaaaataaaataccttgCCAACTCGATTAAGACCGAAATTTCGACGGAAATTAAAAACCGCTTAATATCATTAAAAATTGATGTGGCAACTTGTCTAGATCGTAGTATTCTTGGGATGAATGTTCAATACGTTAAAAATAAATCCATATGTATAAAAACATTGGCAATGCGAGAACTTAAAGAGCGCCATACTGGCGATTATATTAAAAGTGTTACGCTATCTGTTCTCGaagaatatgaaataaaacCTGAGCAAATATACTCTGTTACCACGGATAATGGGTCTAATATGTTAAAAGCAGTCCAGCTTATGGAAAACCGGCATCCAAAATATGTCGATTCTGACGATGAACAGGGTCAGCTTGAGGAAAATGATGCTCTTGACAAGAATCAAGAGACAGAAGACTCCGAAGAAGAGCAAGGTATAGACTGTGAAATTAGCGCTCTAAAATCTCTACGATGCGCTGCCCACACACTCCAATTGGCAGTATATGCATTTTATAAATACAGAAACATAGCCAGCAAAATAGATAAATGTCGCCAACTTTCAAAGGAAATTCGGACGCCAACCATTATGCTTCTCATAAAAGCACTTAATATTAAACACCCAATATTGGATACCAAAACCAGATGGAATTCAACTATATGCATGCTAGAACGTTTGCTGGAACTCCGaccattttgccaaaaaaattgcaaaacacACAAAGTCTTATATGTACCAAATACAATTTGGGATTTCATGGAGGAGTTTGTAACAGTTATGAAACCCGTTAAGGATGCCACAATAGCCCTACAGGCAGCACAATTGGTGATTGGAGATTTCTTTGGTGTTTGGACCAAATGA